A genomic window from Sulfurimonas sp. hsl 1-7 includes:
- a CDS encoding caspase family protein, with protein MFKNKIIYILIVSFSIVFSGCTAKDLALVFVPGMTYDKAKNLFPEKQNDSEFLTPIEDQFSTKLRANYFKKSHWTGYFIAENKVFYFMVKVQNSNLKNKPVRIVIFDENGHQVNNYYDAVMESFNGVLFVLAPTKKWVNEHKNTDIYTFSFWRSDINHNILTGDVDLIKSNTEKANSVGFFNLVRSDEYKLPTSTFENPYSSSLGEQQLTTYEKNNDSKIYLRTDNKAHSDMINNLIVTKDKKHFITSSKDKTIRVWDSNTATSQRKIIGQIGKSMIGKINSIAVSPNQKLLCSTGYFDGPTRRDVTKIRIFDFKSGKLLHTLKAHQNSVSDMQFSKNGKYLYSIGQDYTLKIWDTKTFKLIDNISFYNGVKVDPTTLQLREIENSKLHQIVITYGKEVAIYDLDTKKFSNKYINNYPIHGLAVNGLDIAISGYGEEERANPKGKRNIVILDYGLHLLASLVYKGYQVPTKLVYNEKGNKLAVLAFDKIVIYNRSKGYHLEYEYTNKDFARYINTIIFLTNKKLLFTDIYNKIAVLDINTKKVIQKNLGGFKELKVSFQGHTIAWNKFSNNKKKRKFLKRRALDILNGKFVTGIPSETELPRSKGNLSLKTNAMHNELFIMKNDKVIKTIIQDRFMGIEHGVFGFYKHYILSAGHDVISIYSLNGDLITRLVGHNGIIYQLALDQDRLVSIATDQSIKVWDLSKIGSQSLLEPLVSIHLNTSLDEWIMWTPEGFFNSSEHGLQDIGFHLNKGIDKEAQWVSMDKLYDHFFRPDLVKMKLEGKDISKYTGGLTFKDVLKSPPPTVSIEEVAKNGIDKRKRTLKLSFKVQETDAGGIGIIRVYQEGKLVKTIGEGKINRAIANADEKLREEKLNELSKQRQKEYLAQLETSVSKSVNGTLNDSELIGDVEIEELNNKAGEYTITLPIKAGKNNIAVEAFNKTNTVASYRASIDVDAKLKERQPTIYVLAAGVNQFEQNNVSTLKYSENDAKSIAKEIKNATKYKTEVTLLTGKEVTKENISTAIENIKKKAHLEDKIVFYISTHGKSARGRLYLVPQNNKKLKNWLNFEDLFKEIQSISALDQIFIIDACESGQASEIMSAVYDAKASVLAKQSGVHVLMATTKGTFAFESADKNAKHGVFTNNILKALNDKHTDKNRDKQISIIELSDALKDPKYSVEHQFPIIRNVGEDTKVKQLR; from the coding sequence ATGTTCAAGAATAAAATTATTTACATTCTAATAGTAAGTTTCAGTATAGTTTTTAGTGGATGCACGGCTAAAGATTTGGCATTGGTTTTTGTGCCTGGCATGACTTATGACAAAGCTAAGAATCTTTTTCCTGAAAAGCAAAATGATAGTGAGTTTTTAACACCAATAGAAGACCAATTTTCAACTAAGTTAAGAGCAAATTATTTTAAAAAAAGTCACTGGACTGGTTATTTTATAGCTGAGAATAAAGTTTTTTATTTTATGGTAAAAGTTCAAAATTCTAACCTAAAAAACAAACCTGTGAGAATAGTGATTTTTGATGAAAATGGTCATCAAGTTAACAATTATTATGATGCAGTCATGGAGTCCTTTAACGGAGTATTATTTGTTTTAGCACCTACAAAAAAATGGGTCAATGAACACAAAAATACAGATATCTATACCTTCTCATTTTGGAGAAGTGATATAAATCATAATATATTAACTGGAGATGTAGATTTAATAAAGTCTAATACTGAAAAAGCCAACAGCGTTGGCTTTTTTAATTTAGTACGTTCGGATGAATATAAGCTGCCTACATCCACATTTGAGAATCCATATAGCAGTTCATTAGGTGAACAACAACTAACAACATATGAAAAAAACAATGATTCCAAAATTTATCTTAGAACTGATAACAAAGCCCATTCTGACATGATTAATAATCTAATAGTAACAAAAGATAAAAAACATTTTATTACCTCTAGCAAAGATAAAACAATTCGTGTATGGGATAGCAATACTGCTACAAGTCAAAGAAAGATCATAGGACAAATTGGAAAAAGCATGATAGGAAAAATCAATAGCATTGCAGTAAGCCCAAATCAAAAACTTTTATGTTCTACTGGTTATTTTGATGGTCCTACAAGAAGAGATGTTACTAAAATCCGAATTTTTGATTTTAAATCAGGAAAACTTTTACATACTCTAAAAGCACATCAAAATTCTGTTTCAGACATGCAGTTTAGCAAGAATGGGAAATATCTGTACTCTATAGGACAAGATTATACTTTAAAAATTTGGGATACAAAAACTTTTAAACTCATTGATAATATATCATTTTACAATGGTGTTAAAGTAGATCCAACTACCTTACAATTAAGAGAGATAGAAAATTCTAAGTTACATCAAATAGTTATAACATATGGTAAAGAAGTTGCTATTTATGATCTAGACACAAAAAAGTTTTCTAACAAATATATTAATAATTATCCAATACATGGCTTAGCAGTAAATGGTTTAGATATTGCAATCTCTGGTTATGGTGAAGAAGAAAGAGCCAATCCAAAAGGAAAAAGAAATATTGTAATATTGGATTATGGATTACATCTATTAGCATCATTAGTATATAAAGGTTATCAAGTACCAACAAAATTAGTTTATAATGAAAAAGGAAATAAATTAGCTGTATTGGCATTTGATAAAATTGTAATTTATAATAGGTCAAAAGGTTATCATTTAGAATATGAATATACTAATAAAGATTTTGCTCGTTATATCAATACAATAATATTTTTAACTAATAAAAAACTACTTTTTACAGACATATATAATAAGATTGCTGTTTTAGATATAAATACCAAAAAAGTAATACAAAAAAATCTTGGAGGTTTTAAAGAACTTAAAGTAAGTTTTCAAGGACATACTATTGCCTGGAATAAATTTTCTAATAATAAAAAGAAAAGAAAATTCTTAAAAAGAAGAGCATTAGATATATTGAATGGAAAATTTGTTACTGGTATCCCTTCTGAAACAGAGTTACCAAGAAGTAAAGGTAATCTCAGTTTAAAAACTAATGCAATGCATAATGAGCTCTTTATAATGAAAAATGATAAAGTCATTAAAACAATTATTCAAGACAGATTTATGGGGATAGAACATGGAGTTTTTGGATTTTATAAACACTATATCCTTTCTGCGGGTCATGATGTTATCAGTATATATAGTTTAAATGGTGACCTAATAACTCGTTTAGTCGGACATAATGGAATAATTTATCAATTGGCCCTAGACCAAGATCGTTTAGTAAGTATTGCAACAGATCAAAGTATTAAGGTTTGGGATCTTTCAAAAATAGGATCACAATCCCTACTTGAACCTTTAGTTAGTATACATTTAAACACTTCGTTAGACGAATGGATAATGTGGACTCCAGAAGGTTTTTTTAATTCCTCAGAGCATGGACTACAAGATATTGGTTTTCATTTGAATAAAGGAATAGATAAAGAAGCACAATGGGTTTCTATGGATAAATTATATGATCATTTTTTTAGACCAGATTTAGTAAAAATGAAATTAGAAGGAAAAGATATTAGTAAATATACTGGTGGTCTAACATTTAAAGATGTACTTAAAAGTCCACCTCCGACTGTGAGCATTGAAGAAGTTGCTAAAAATGGTATAGATAAGAGAAAAAGAACTCTAAAACTTTCTTTCAAGGTTCAAGAAACAGATGCTGGTGGAATTGGTATTATACGTGTTTACCAAGAAGGAAAACTTGTTAAAACTATTGGTGAAGGAAAAATAAACCGTGCTATAGCAAATGCAGATGAAAAGTTAAGAGAAGAAAAATTAAATGAACTTTCCAAGCAAAGACAAAAAGAGTATTTAGCTCAACTGGAAACTAGTGTATCAAAGTCTGTAAACGGTACATTGAATGACTCTGAATTGATAGGTGATGTAGAGATAGAAGAACTAAACAATAAAGCTGGTGAATACACAATAACACTTCCTATAAAAGCTGGAAAAAACAACATTGCGGTTGAAGCTTTTAACAAAACAAATACTGTCGCAAGTTATAGAGCCAGCATAGATGTAGACGCTAAACTAAAAGAACGTCAACCTACAATATATGTACTTGCAGCAGGGGTTAATCAATTTGAGCAGAACAATGTAAGCACATTAAAATATTCAGAAAATGATGCAAAAAGCATAGCTAAAGAGATCAAAAATGCTACAAAATATAAAACAGAAGTAACTCTTTTAACAGGTAAAGAAGTTACAAAAGAAAATATTTCTACAGCTATAGAAAATATAAAAAAGAAAGCTCATCTTGAAGATAAAATCGTGTTTTATATCTCTACACATGGTAAATCTGCTCGTGGACGATTATATTTGGTACCGCAAAACAATAAAAAACTAAAAAATTGGCTAAACTTTGAAGATCTTTTTAAAGAGATACAGTCTATTTCTGCACTTGATCAGATATTTATTATTGATGCTTGTGAATCCGGTCAAGCGAGTGAAATCATGTCCGCTGTTTATGATGCTAAAGCTTCTGTTCTTGCTAAACAATCTGGAGTACATGTTTTAATGGCTACTACTAAAGGGACTTTTGCGTTTGAAAGTGCAGATAAAAATGCCAAGCATGGAGTTTTTACAAACAATATTTTAAAAGCTTTAAATGATAAGCATACAGATAAAAATAGAGATAAGCAAATATCTATTATAGAGTTATCGGATGCCTTAAAAGATCCAAAATATAGTGTAGAACATCAATTTCCAATCATTAGAAATGTTGGTGAAGATACAAAAGTGAAACAATTGAGATAA
- a CDS encoding adenylate/guanylate cyclase domain-containing protein, with the protein MNDKHELHRLLVKYSSALYEEDRKALEHEIWKKFGQKKAVLVIDMSGFSRITKQYGTVHYLAMIQEMQTQAIELINSSNGVVVKMEADNVFAVFDETIDAISVSIALNTQLKAANISKPDEHDIKISIGIDYGEILLLDNNDFFGTPVNIASKLGEDLAGEHEILISQQAASCISQITDFELIEIEHSISGIIVESFQVIYKS; encoded by the coding sequence ATGAACGATAAACATGAACTACATAGATTGTTAGTTAAATATTCTAGTGCCTTATATGAAGAGGATCGAAAAGCTTTAGAACATGAGATATGGAAAAAGTTTGGGCAAAAAAAAGCTGTTTTGGTAATCGATATGTCAGGTTTTAGTAGAATCACTAAACAATATGGAACAGTACACTATCTCGCCATGATTCAAGAGATGCAGACACAAGCTATTGAACTTATAAATAGTAGTAACGGTGTAGTTGTAAAAATGGAAGCAGATAATGTATTTGCAGTTTTTGATGAAACTATAGATGCTATTAGTGTTTCGATCGCTTTAAATACTCAGTTAAAGGCAGCAAATATATCGAAACCAGACGAACATGATATAAAGATTTCCATTGGCATTGATTATGGAGAAATTCTTTTACTCGATAACAATGATTTTTTTGGAACACCTGTTAATATCGCAAGTAAACTTGGGGAAGATCTCGCAGGTGAACATGAGATCTTGATTTCCCAACAAGCTGCTTCCTGCATTTCTCAAATAACCGATTTTGAACTTATAGAAATAGAACATTCCATTTCAGGAATAATAGTCGAGAGTTTTCAAGTCATTTATAAAAGTTAA
- a CDS encoding helix-turn-helix transcriptional regulator: protein MATSQHDKFFARSILLLQELSECGSKNISELAEMFGVNKRTIYRDIERLHFFPIELEKGKGIVRIAEGFALENPKLQDLELLVAELAFSSIRNIDHNTDRHLSSIRAKISNPMFFTPYDIKPESYEEINMDSELSNKIEDAITKRNVSKVKNNEQFSVVEPYKMVAFDGFWYLLAKDRADNKIKTYMLANMQDFHATTEVFDTTYTDVDKLLQNVHSAWFDDGNSFEVQVKIKPEVSQFFELKKHLSSQKVLKKYDDGSLLVSFEVSHDEDVDNLIKAWLPYIEIISPKRLRNKLVEELENYIAQIKE, encoded by the coding sequence ATGGCAACATCACAACATGATAAATTCTTTGCAAGATCAATTTTACTTTTACAAGAGCTTTCTGAGTGTGGCAGCAAAAACATAAGTGAATTAGCAGAGATGTTTGGAGTGAATAAACGTACAATCTATAGAGATATAGAGAGACTTCATTTCTTTCCCATAGAGCTTGAAAAGGGAAAAGGTATTGTACGTATAGCTGAAGGCTTTGCACTGGAAAATCCAAAACTACAGGATTTGGAACTTTTAGTTGCTGAACTTGCTTTTAGTTCTATTCGTAATATTGATCACAATACAGACAGGCATCTATCTTCAATCCGTGCAAAAATTTCAAATCCTATGTTCTTTACTCCTTACGATATTAAACCAGAATCATATGAAGAAATAAATATGGATTCTGAACTCTCAAATAAAATTGAAGATGCTATCACTAAAAGAAATGTCTCTAAAGTAAAAAACAATGAGCAGTTTTCAGTCGTTGAACCATATAAAATGGTTGCTTTTGATGGATTTTGGTACTTGTTAGCAAAAGATAGAGCAGATAATAAAATCAAAACCTATATGTTAGCAAATATGCAAGACTTTCATGCGACAACAGAAGTATTTGACACTACTTATACAGATGTAGATAAACTACTTCAAAATGTTCATAGTGCTTGGTTTGATGATGGAAACAGTTTTGAAGTTCAAGTAAAAATTAAACCAGAGGTTTCACAATTTTTTGAACTAAAAAAACATCTTTCATCTCAAAAAGTTTTAAAAAAATATGATGATGGTTCTTTACTTGTTTCATTTGAGGTAAGCCATGATGAAGATGTAGATAATCTGATCAAAGCATGGCTACCTTATATAGAAATTATTTCCCCTAAACGCTTACGCAATAAACTGGTAGAAGAGTTAGAAAACTATATCGCACAAATCAAGGAATAA
- the aguB gene encoding N-carbamoylputrescine amidase, with protein sequence MVKVAAIQMQMGEDKSKNVAKAKEFVKEAANNGANIILLPELFEGYYFCKDMDKKYFSWAQPLENNPVIAEFIPLAREHHVVILVSYFEKTEDKYFNSLVAIDTDGTVMDNYRKTHIPDGPGYEEKFYFTPGDTGFKVYETEFGKVGVGICWDQWFCETARALTLMGADIIFYPTAIGSEPEIHLDSKEHWQRVQMGHAATNTIPVVAANRIGTEKGESCELTFYGSSFITDYTGEKIAEASRDKEEIIYGEFDFTENAKQREYWGLIRDRRPAAYSKLCK encoded by the coding sequence ATGGTAAAAGTTGCAGCGATTCAGATGCAAATGGGTGAAGATAAAAGTAAAAATGTTGCCAAGGCAAAGGAGTTTGTCAAAGAAGCGGCAAATAACGGTGCAAATATTATACTTTTACCGGAGCTTTTTGAGGGGTACTATTTTTGTAAAGATATGGATAAAAAATATTTTTCTTGGGCACAGCCACTGGAAAATAATCCGGTAATTGCAGAGTTTATTCCACTTGCACGTGAGCATCATGTTGTGATCTTGGTGAGCTATTTTGAAAAAACAGAAGATAAATACTTCAACTCTTTAGTTGCCATAGATACGGACGGAACAGTGATGGATAACTACCGTAAAACACATATTCCAGACGGTCCTGGATATGAAGAAAAGTTCTATTTCACTCCGGGTGATACAGGCTTTAAAGTGTATGAGACAGAGTTTGGAAAAGTGGGCGTGGGGATCTGCTGGGATCAGTGGTTTTGTGAAACTGCACGCGCTCTTACACTTATGGGTGCAGATATTATTTTCTATCCGACTGCGATTGGAAGCGAGCCTGAGATCCACTTAGATTCTAAAGAACATTGGCAACGTGTTCAGATGGGGCATGCTGCGACAAATACTATCCCTGTAGTTGCTGCAAACAGAATAGGTACAGAAAAAGGTGAAAGCTGTGAGCTTACTTTTTACGGTTCATCGTTTATAACTGATTATACGGGTGAGAAGATAGCTGAAGCGAGCCGTGACAAAGAGGAGATCATCTACGGTGAATTTGATTTTACAGAAAATGCAAAACAAAGAGAGTACTGGGGACTGATTCGTGATCGTAGACCTGCTGCTTATTCAAAACTCTGTAAATAA
- a CDS encoding tetratricopeptide repeat protein: MRTLIFSLLLLGTILLARGYEPQEVCVNVDKAVEEANFIYKKFDDPTNALVLLNGSDFRNITYRKPDCMTEKKYLSYLEKYAFYSAKSTRNSRNVRVLEEFVKKYPNRPNFLLYLANAYENNYFSQNYYRDKGKMRTQAIDTYKKYIELAKKQKQRVDKHALEFVKSGGLKKAEKTWGKYLNPNNKIPLGAFQAYYIDTREPKKVIYSESVDTVSVNYPYDQFHNINSANFGGYWVGKVKFDKDTKQNITIYQSQATTRIIVDGYIIYDGTNSAEIPYEFKKGVHTIEVEHLNRWHTTNLLVKILPIVKKYTRNELQEALKPLVSKQTQFWYVGVYESERKGNDITLRIQKSDKPVVLMLQSHRMVTWNIINDYNIDIKAIVANSTSMVSSISGDLKKSKIFFTDYPVGRGYKSGLETKREQECKCIANGILTCGSSGGFNADTIPAMFGKKVRGFSGKYKTAILAVPQVQMSDKKYQEIEARKEKIDALRAKCTKNKQINTEDLFR, encoded by the coding sequence ATGAGAACTTTGATTTTTTCACTATTGCTACTAGGTACAATTCTCCTAGCCAGAGGCTATGAACCCCAAGAAGTTTGTGTAAATGTTGACAAAGCAGTTGAAGAGGCAAACTTTATATATAAAAAATTTGATGATCCTACAAATGCGCTAGTGCTCCTCAACGGTAGCGATTTCAGAAATATCACCTATCGAAAACCTGACTGTATGACTGAAAAGAAGTATCTCTCTTATTTAGAAAAATATGCTTTTTACAGTGCTAAAAGTACAAGAAATTCTAGAAATGTAAGGGTGTTGGAGGAGTTTGTAAAAAAATATCCTAACCGTCCCAATTTTCTACTTTATCTTGCAAATGCTTACGAAAACAACTATTTCTCCCAAAACTACTACAGAGATAAGGGGAAAATGAGAACGCAGGCTATCGATACCTATAAAAAGTATATAGAGCTTGCAAAAAAACAAAAACAAAGAGTCGATAAACACGCTTTAGAGTTTGTTAAAAGCGGCGGACTGAAAAAAGCGGAAAAAACCTGGGGAAAATATCTCAATCCTAACAACAAGATCCCTCTTGGAGCATTTCAAGCTTATTATATCGATACGCGCGAACCGAAAAAAGTTATCTATTCAGAAAGTGTCGATACTGTAAGTGTGAACTATCCGTACGATCAGTTTCATAACATAAACTCGGCAAATTTCGGGGGATACTGGGTTGGAAAAGTAAAGTTTGACAAAGACACGAAACAAAACATTACGATCTACCAGAGTCAAGCGACGACTAGAATTATAGTTGACGGATATATTATTTATGACGGAACAAATTCAGCAGAGATTCCATATGAATTTAAAAAAGGGGTCCATACTATAGAGGTTGAGCATCTTAACAGATGGCATACTACAAATCTTCTTGTAAAAATTCTCCCTATTGTGAAAAAATACACTAGAAATGAGTTGCAAGAGGCATTAAAACCGTTAGTTAGTAAGCAAACTCAGTTTTGGTACGTGGGTGTATATGAGAGTGAACGTAAAGGGAACGATATTACACTTCGTATTCAAAAGTCTGATAAACCTGTTGTGTTGATGTTACAGTCACATAGAATGGTAACGTGGAACATTATCAATGACTATAATATAGATATAAAAGCGATAGTGGCAAATTCAACTTCAATGGTCTCTTCAATCAGCGGCGATCTGAAAAAGAGCAAAATATTTTTTACCGATTATCCAGTTGGACGCGGTTATAAAAGCGGTCTTGAAACTAAAAGAGAACAGGAATGCAAATGTATAGCTAACGGCATTTTAACATGTGGCAGTTCTGGCGGTTTTAATGCCGATACTATCCCTGCAATGTTTGGAAAAAAGGTAAGAGGTTTTAGCGGAAAGTATAAAACTGCTATCTTGGCCGTACCGCAAGTACAAATGAGCGATAAAAAATATCAAGAGATCGAAGCACGTAAAGAGAAAATAGATGCACTTAGAGCAAAATGTACGAAAAACAAACAGATAAATACAGAGGATTTATTCAGATAA
- a CDS encoding TIGR00730 family Rossman fold protein: MENEKRVRFPWQDPKSSKEDPKASELIDRLVKSPTYKLAFQDSEFLESSEARGVRLELDYLKAELQIRRLGIEHTIVVFGSARIVEPKTAIARFNEVEEKLEKAPDDRVLLRELYVAERMIGKSIYYEDARRFGRLVGESGKNPDDCRITVMTGGGPGIMEAANRGSYDVGAKTIGLNILLPHEQFPNPYITPELCFQFHYFAVRKMHFLNRAKALVVYPGGFGTFDELFETLTLIQTEKTTPIPIVLVGKSFWERALNFAFLQEEGVIAAEDLEIFKFVDNANEAWEYILNWYKEKGMPLVQ, encoded by the coding sequence ATGGAAAATGAAAAAAGAGTAAGATTTCCTTGGCAGGATCCCAAGTCGTCAAAAGAAGATCCAAAAGCATCTGAACTCATTGATAGATTGGTAAAGAGTCCGACATATAAACTGGCTTTTCAAGACAGTGAGTTTTTAGAATCGAGTGAAGCTCGTGGCGTACGTTTAGAGCTTGACTATTTAAAAGCTGAATTACAGATCAGAAGACTGGGAATCGAGCACACTATTGTTGTTTTCGGAAGTGCGAGAATAGTAGAGCCAAAGACTGCGATAGCTCGATTTAACGAAGTGGAAGAGAAGCTTGAAAAAGCACCGGATGATAGAGTTTTATTACGTGAACTGTATGTTGCCGAGCGTATGATCGGAAAGAGTATCTACTATGAAGATGCACGCAGGTTCGGCCGACTCGTAGGGGAGAGCGGAAAAAATCCTGATGATTGTAGAATTACAGTTATGACAGGTGGTGGCCCCGGTATCATGGAAGCTGCAAATCGCGGTTCTTACGATGTAGGTGCAAAAACTATCGGGCTTAATATTTTACTACCTCACGAACAGTTTCCAAACCCTTATATTACGCCGGAACTTTGTTTTCAGTTTCACTATTTTGCCGTGAGAAAGATGCACTTTTTAAATCGTGCCAAAGCACTTGTGGTATATCCGGGCGGTTTTGGAACGTTTGACGAACTTTTTGAAACACTGACACTTATACAAACAGAAAAGACAACTCCTATCCCTATTGTGCTTGTTGGAAAAAGTTTTTGGGAGAGAGCTTTAAATTTTGCTTTTTTACAAGAAGAGGGTGTAATAGCAGCTGAAGATTTGGAGATATTCAAGTTTGTAGATAACGCCAATGAAGCGTGGGAATATATACTCAACTGGTATAAAGAAAAAGGTATGCCGTTAGTACAATGA
- a CDS encoding AAA family ATPase, whose amino-acid sequence MTQTLIGQIDRILFEDDGFVIAVLKSGEKVSGTYYESSIESIKGSAVTLKGVWEEHKKYGRTFKFESLKVNQNELFFFLNKIIKGFTKKLSADLIEHFGSEALVDILDNDIERLLEFKGIKEKRLKKIQSSWKQFRSMRNLGEFLSPFDVSPALLTTIANAMKDVQEPCTKIKENPYVLTNISGIGFKRADELALKMGVAAEDENRLSSAMDYVLLEYCEANGNSCIAKQILFSALDELLGFFNKENLYEAILIERVAEQSIVLMKHDRVSPARLYDAEKFLYDTFSKRSKLDNGGFVKDLDVFLADQELKLGEQQRKAVESINQGASLLFLVGYAGTGKSTTSKTILNLLNTRYDKKEIITCALSGIASQRISDTTGYESATIQSLLVKHEESDKFPYSVVLIDEASMINSSLFARLMGKVSNGAIVIVVGDDAQLPPIGAGNVLSDMLELQFAPIVKLTQIYRQSEDQAITLIANDIRQAQVPQYRAKYEDFEFIDVSIANYYALKNQLSQDELKDLREKNSQDIIAEMLHKVIESIEKARYRLNNKQIKEYLNYFQVITPMKGGTLGTTNLNTILQEYFNPNPKKCFKKGNVEFRLMDKVVHTKNENMTSWSSDGFKMGEDSAQRRIFNGMSGLLFKIEDEDEQLFVYYPNEDIVVQYEFDEAKNYLMLSYALTIHKVQGMEYDIVVIPMSFSHYIMHNTKLIYTAITRAKHRCIIIGESGAFENACRRVESTKRDTVLLELN is encoded by the coding sequence ATGACACAAACACTTATAGGGCAGATCGATAGGATCCTTTTTGAAGATGACGGATTTGTTATCGCTGTGCTTAAGAGTGGAGAGAAAGTAAGCGGTACATACTATGAGAGTAGTATCGAGAGTATCAAAGGTTCTGCCGTTACTCTAAAAGGGGTGTGGGAGGAGCATAAAAAGTACGGGCGTACTTTTAAATTTGAATCTCTTAAAGTGAACCAAAACGAGCTCTTTTTCTTTTTAAACAAAATAATAAAAGGTTTTACGAAAAAACTCTCAGCCGATCTGATCGAACATTTCGGTTCTGAAGCCTTAGTAGATATTTTAGACAATGATATAGAGAGACTTTTAGAGTTTAAAGGGATCAAAGAGAAACGTCTCAAAAAGATCCAATCCTCTTGGAAACAGTTTCGCTCTATGAGAAATCTGGGGGAGTTTTTAAGCCCTTTTGATGTCTCCCCCGCACTACTTACTACAATCGCAAACGCGATGAAAGATGTACAGGAACCGTGTACAAAGATTAAAGAAAACCCTTACGTACTTACAAACATCTCTGGCATTGGTTTTAAACGTGCTGATGAGCTAGCTCTTAAAATGGGTGTAGCAGCCGAGGATGAAAACCGTTTGAGTTCGGCAATGGACTATGTACTTTTAGAGTACTGCGAAGCAAACGGAAACAGCTGTATAGCAAAACAGATCCTTTTTTCTGCTCTTGATGAACTGCTTGGATTTTTTAACAAAGAGAATCTTTATGAGGCTATTTTAATCGAACGTGTAGCAGAGCAAAGCATCGTACTTATGAAACATGATCGAGTATCTCCTGCAAGACTGTACGATGCGGAAAAGTTCTTATACGATACCTTCTCTAAACGCTCAAAACTAGATAATGGCGGTTTTGTAAAAGACCTTGACGTTTTTTTAGCTGATCAGGAATTAAAACTGGGAGAGCAGCAGAGAAAAGCGGTAGAGTCGATCAACCAAGGTGCGAGTCTGCTCTTTTTGGTCGGATATGCAGGTACGGGTAAATCAACCACTTCAAAAACAATCCTAAATCTTCTAAATACACGTTACGATAAAAAAGAGATCATCACCTGTGCACTCAGCGGTATTGCATCGCAGCGTATCAGTGATACGACGGGGTATGAGAGTGCGACTATTCAATCACTCTTGGTAAAACATGAAGAATCGGATAAATTCCCATATTCGGTAGTACTCATCGATGAGGCGAGTATGATAAACTCCTCCCTTTTTGCCCGATTGATGGGGAAAGTCTCAAACGGTGCTATAGTGATCGTAGTTGGGGATGATGCACAGTTACCTCCAATAGGCGCTGGAAATGTACTGAGTGATATGTTGGAGTTACAGTTTGCCCCGATAGTAAAGCTGACACAGATCTACCGTCAAAGTGAAGATCAGGCGATCACACTTATAGCCAACGATATCCGTCAGGCACAAGTACCGCAGTATCGCGCAAAGTATGAGGATTTTGAGTTTATAGATGTGAGTATTGCAAACTATTACGCTTTGAAAAATCAGCTCTCCCAAGATGAGTTAAAAGATCTTCGTGAGAAAAACTCTCAAGATATTATTGCAGAGATGTTGCATAAAGTTATTGAGTCGATTGAAAAAGCGCGTTATCGACTTAACAACAAACAGATAAAAGAGTACCTGAACTATTTTCAAGTGATCACTCCTATGAAGGGCGGGACACTCGGTACTACAAATCTCAATACCATTTTGCAGGAGTATTTTAATCCCAACCCGAAAAAGTGTTTTAAAAAAGGGAATGTAGAGTTTCGCTTGATGGATAAGGTGGTACACACCAAAAATGAAAACATGACCTCATGGAGTTCGGACGGCTTTAAGATGGGGGAAGATTCTGCTCAAAGACGTATCTTTAACGGGATGAGCGGACTGCTGTTTAAGATAGAAGACGAAGATGAACAACTGTTCGTATACTATCCGAATGAAGATATCGTAGTGCAGTACGAGTTTGATGAGGCGAAAAACTACCTAATGCTCTCCTATGCACTTACAATACATAAAGTGCAGGGGATGGAGTATGATATAGTTGTGATCCCTATGAGCTTTTCACACTATATTATGCACAATACGAAACTCATCTATACCGCGATCACAAGAGCAAAACACAGATGTATAATAATCGGTGAAAGCGGAGCGTTTGAAAATGCGTGCAGACGAGTAGAGAGTACAAAAAGAGATACAGTTTTATTGGAGTTAAATTGA